A region from the Sulfurospirillum oryzae genome encodes:
- the ccsA gene encoding cytochrome c biogenesis protein CcsA, protein MLLKVFGSYKTTLILLFILAVGAAVATFVENDFGTKFARHYVYNAIWYEAFLTLGALNLALVLYRSKMILHVSKFIFHAAFILILIGSGLTRYFGIEGVMKIREGMSSNVIFSNDKNSEITLPFALHLSKFELERYYGSRAPSAYNSDVRVLDGNTSVDAHIYMNHTLTYKGYKFFQTFYDPDEKGTILSVTKDPGVEVTYIGYALLFLGLILNLFDPKSRFRKLIAEVKSSTFLVALLLFSHAPLFSQSEYVQTYLSEHQAKSKEVSDAFGKLVVQSRMGRMKPFDTLATEVLYKLSGKNSLYDMDAMQVALGMLSHPSVWKKLPMIQTKTPRLREFIGVPKEQKLASFEDFFEGHRYKLDVELQKALAMKPSQRGTFENDLIKVDERLSIAFMLYQGVLFKIFPLPNDANHTWLAFEQMFSQLQGEEAEKLQESSTAFMEALFERNYDKALLHVKIFSDFQTKYGSDIMPSSTHINIEILFNKLMIFERLTLVYTLLGLILLVVAFGRVFAPQTFTCKLDRALFFIVASLFVLHTCGLALRWYVSGHAPLSDTYESIVYIAWSCLLFCMLFLRRSLFALSGSVMMAGIFMFVAHLGHIDPEITNLVPVLKSFWLSVHVSIITASYGFLALGCALGFFTLILFTCKSSNQTLVTIKHLTTINEITLILGLTLLVIGNFLGGVWANESWGRYWGWDPKETWAYISILIYTIILHVRLVPRFYSHYLFAVLSLLGFASILMTYFGVNFYLAGMHSYATGDPVPIPTWVYVCSGVVLLLILISYKNRLLKEKK, encoded by the coding sequence GTGTTGCTTAAAGTTTTTGGCTCCTACAAAACGACGCTCATACTTCTCTTCATTTTAGCCGTAGGTGCCGCAGTAGCAACCTTTGTTGAAAATGATTTTGGCACAAAGTTCGCGCGCCATTATGTTTATAATGCCATTTGGTACGAAGCATTCTTAACCCTAGGCGCGCTTAATCTTGCACTTGTGCTTTACCGCTCTAAAATGATTTTACATGTAAGCAAATTTATCTTTCATGCCGCGTTTATTCTCATTCTTATAGGGTCTGGATTAACACGCTATTTTGGTATTGAAGGTGTGATGAAAATCCGCGAAGGCATGAGTTCCAATGTTATATTTTCTAACGATAAAAACAGTGAAATTACACTGCCCTTTGCCCTGCATTTGAGTAAGTTTGAGTTAGAACGTTATTACGGTAGTCGTGCACCCTCTGCGTACAACAGTGATGTTCGCGTGCTTGATGGCAACACAAGCGTAGATGCGCATATTTACATGAATCACACGCTCACCTACAAAGGGTACAAATTTTTCCAAACATTTTATGACCCTGATGAAAAAGGAACGATTCTCTCTGTCACCAAAGACCCTGGCGTTGAAGTGACATACATTGGCTATGCACTCTTGTTTTTAGGACTTATTTTAAATCTGTTCGATCCAAAATCACGTTTTAGAAAGCTCATCGCTGAGGTGAAAAGCAGTACGTTTCTGGTGGCACTTTTACTTTTCTCGCATGCACCGCTTTTTTCTCAGAGTGAGTATGTACAAACTTACTTGAGCGAGCATCAGGCTAAAAGCAAAGAGGTTAGCGATGCTTTTGGTAAACTCGTCGTGCAATCGCGTATGGGGCGGATGAAGCCGTTTGATACACTTGCCACAGAGGTACTTTATAAACTCAGCGGTAAAAATAGCCTCTACGACATGGATGCAATGCAAGTCGCCCTTGGAATGCTCTCCCACCCCAGTGTGTGGAAAAAATTGCCAATGATTCAAACAAAAACACCGCGTCTCAGGGAATTTATAGGTGTTCCAAAAGAGCAAAAGCTAGCTTCTTTTGAAGATTTTTTTGAGGGTCATCGTTACAAGTTAGATGTTGAACTTCAAAAAGCACTGGCGATGAAACCGAGTCAGCGAGGAACGTTTGAGAACGATCTTATCAAAGTTGATGAACGTCTTAGCATTGCTTTTATGCTCTATCAAGGTGTGCTTTTTAAAATCTTCCCACTGCCAAACGATGCCAACCATACGTGGTTAGCCTTCGAGCAGATGTTCTCACAGCTTCAAGGGGAAGAAGCCGAAAAATTGCAAGAGAGTTCAACCGCATTTATGGAAGCCCTTTTTGAGCGAAATTATGACAAAGCTCTTTTACATGTAAAGATTTTTTCGGATTTTCAAACCAAATATGGCTCGGACATAATGCCTTCATCGACACACATTAACATCGAGATTTTGTTTAATAAACTGATGATCTTTGAGCGCTTAACCTTAGTGTATACGCTTTTGGGTTTGATTCTTTTAGTGGTTGCTTTTGGACGGGTTTTTGCGCCTCAAACGTTTACATGTAAACTAGATCGCGCACTCTTTTTCATCGTCGCATCGCTTTTTGTACTGCATACATGTGGGTTGGCACTGCGTTGGTACGTCAGCGGGCATGCACCTTTGAGCGATACGTATGAGTCCATTGTCTATATCGCATGGTCGTGTCTGCTTTTTTGCATGCTCTTTTTACGCCGTTCGTTGTTTGCACTCTCTGGTTCGGTAATGATGGCAGGCATCTTTATGTTTGTGGCACACCTCGGGCACATTGACCCAGAGATCACCAACCTTGTACCTGTTTTAAAATCGTTTTGGCTGAGTGTACACGTCTCCATCATTACAGCAAGTTACGGCTTTTTAGCGTTAGGGTGTGCGCTGGGATTTTTCACGCTGATACTCTTTACATGTAAAAGTTCTAACCAAACACTAGTAACCATCAAGCACCTCACCACCATCAATGAAATCACGCTGATTTTAGGACTGACACTTCTGGTTATCGGCAATTTCTTGGGTGGTGTTTGGGCGAACGAGTCATGGGGTCGTTACTGGGGATGGGATCCAAAAGAGACATGGGCGTACATCTCCATTTTAATCTACACGATCATTTTACATGTAAGGCTTGTGCCGCGGTTTTATTCGCATTATCTGTTTGCGGTGCTCTCGCTTTTGGGCTTTGCATCCATACTGATGACGTATTTTGGCGTCAACTTTTATCTTGCTGGCATGCACTCGTATGCGACGGGTGATCCTGTGCCGATTCCTACATGGGTGTATGTGTGCAGTGGCGTGGTGCTACTGCTCATTTTGATATCGTATAAAAACAGACTTTTAAAGGAAAAAAAATGA
- the nrfA gene encoding ammonia-forming cytochrome c nitrite reductase — MMKFKLLLAGSLVAIGAMALLAGNITEKEKQRVELAKAPSEAGIEGKAKSEEWAKYYPRQFDSWKKTKESDELIDMLDKKPYLAVAWAGYPFSKDYNAPRGHYYAVQDNINSLRTGAPTDAKTGPLPTACWTCKSPDVPRLIEEDGELEYFTGKWAKYGSQVVNSIGCATCHDDKTAQLSVRVPHLNRGLQAAGLKTFEESTHQEKRSLVCAQCHVEYYFKKTDWKDAQGADKTAMVVTLPYKNGLTVEGMEKYYDEINFSDWVHGISKTPMIKAQHPDWELWRTGIHGQKGVSCADCHMPYTQEGSVKYSDHQIGNPLKNMDKSCMNCHRESEQKLKDIVKQKVDRKDFMMDIAFDNIAKAHIETGRAMEAGASDDELKEIRTLIRHAQWRGDMAIAGHGAFFHAPEEVLRLLGSANEQAQQARLKLVSVLAKHGVMDFMAPEFNTKEKAQKIAKVDMPALIAEKLKFKETLEKEWKKEAAAKGRLAPNSVALDPAVDSKSSYFDKNKK; from the coding sequence ATGATGAAGTTCAAATTGTTACTTGCTGGTTCACTTGTCGCTATCGGAGCAATGGCACTATTGGCTGGCAATATAACAGAAAAAGAGAAACAACGCGTCGAACTTGCTAAGGCTCCAAGTGAAGCAGGTATCGAAGGTAAAGCGAAAAGTGAAGAATGGGCAAAATACTATCCAAGACAGTTTGATTCTTGGAAAAAAACAAAAGAGAGTGATGAGCTCATTGATATGCTCGATAAAAAACCATACCTTGCTGTTGCATGGGCTGGTTATCCATTCTCAAAAGATTATAATGCACCACGTGGTCACTACTATGCGGTTCAAGATAATATTAATTCCCTTCGAACGGGTGCTCCAACAGACGCAAAAACAGGTCCTTTGCCAACAGCATGTTGGACATGTAAATCACCTGATGTTCCTCGTTTGATTGAAGAAGATGGTGAATTAGAGTATTTTACAGGCAAATGGGCAAAATACGGCTCACAGGTGGTTAACTCTATTGGTTGTGCAACATGTCATGATGATAAAACAGCGCAGTTAAGCGTTCGTGTTCCTCACTTAAACCGTGGTCTTCAAGCAGCAGGGCTTAAAACATTTGAAGAGTCTACTCACCAAGAGAAACGCTCACTTGTATGTGCCCAATGTCACGTAGAGTATTACTTCAAAAAAACAGACTGGAAAGATGCACAAGGTGCTGATAAGACAGCTATGGTTGTTACACTCCCTTACAAAAATGGTTTAACCGTAGAAGGTATGGAGAAATATTATGATGAGATCAATTTCTCTGACTGGGTACATGGTATTTCTAAAACACCTATGATCAAAGCACAACATCCTGACTGGGAGCTTTGGAGAACGGGAATTCATGGACAAAAAGGTGTTTCATGTGCTGATTGTCACATGCCTTACACTCAAGAAGGTTCTGTGAAGTATTCAGATCACCAAATTGGAAATCCTCTTAAAAACATGGATAAAAGTTGTATGAACTGCCATAGAGAGAGCGAGCAAAAACTTAAAGACATTGTCAAACAAAAAGTAGATCGTAAAGACTTTATGATGGACATTGCATTTGATAATATTGCTAAAGCTCACATCGAGACAGGCCGTGCGATGGAAGCAGGTGCAAGTGATGATGAACTTAAAGAAATCCGTACACTTATCCGTCATGCACAATGGAGAGGCGATATGGCAATTGCAGGTCATGGTGCGTTCTTCCATGCTCCAGAAGAGGTCTTAAGACTCTTAGGTTCAGCCAATGAGCAAGCACAACAAGCACGTCTTAAACTTGTCAGTGTTCTTGCTAAACATGGTGTTATGGACTTCATGGCTCCAGAGTTTAACACAAAAGAAAAAGCTCAAAAAATCGCAAAAGTCGATATGCCAGCTTTGATTGCTGAAAAACTCAAATTTAAAGAGACACTAGAGAAAGAGTGGAAAAAAGAGGCAGCTGCTAAAGGCAGACTTGCTCCAAATTCTGTAGCTCTTGATCCAGCAGTCGATAGCAAATCTTCTTACTTTGATAAAAATAAAAAGTAA